In Paroedura picta isolate Pp20150507F chromosome 1, Ppicta_v3.0, whole genome shotgun sequence, the following are encoded in one genomic region:
- the LOC143833327 gene encoding acylphosphatase-2-like isoform X2, translating into MRFMEMSRFTEEQGRKLGVVGWVKNTAHGTVTGQVQGPKEKVEIMKNWLRSVGSPMSRIDRAVFSNEREVSSLEFQSFTTKY; encoded by the exons ATGAGGTTTATGGAGATGTCCAGG TTCACTGAAGAACAGGGAAGGAAATTGGGGGTGGTCGGCTGGGTGAAGAACACGGCTCATGGGACTGTGACTGGACAAGTGCAGGGTCCAAAGGAGAAAGTGGAGATCAT GAAGAACTGGCTACGCAGTGTAGGAAGTCCCATGTCACGTATTGATCGAGCCGTGTTCTCCAACGAGAGAGAGGTCTCCAGCCTGGAGTTCCAGTCCTTCACCACTAAGTACTAG
- the LOC143833327 gene encoding acylphosphatase-2-like isoform X1 translates to MASPRLWAIDYEVYGDVQGVFFRKFTEEQGRKLGVVGWVKNTAHGTVTGQVQGPKEKVEIMKNWLRSVGSPMSRIDRAVFSNEREVSSLEFQSFTTKY, encoded by the exons ATGGCTTCTCCTAGGCTCTGGGCTATTGACTATGAGGTTTATGGAGATGTCCAGG GTGTCTTCTTTAGAAAG TTCACTGAAGAACAGGGAAGGAAATTGGGGGTGGTCGGCTGGGTGAAGAACACGGCTCATGGGACTGTGACTGGACAAGTGCAGGGTCCAAAGGAGAAAGTGGAGATCAT GAAGAACTGGCTACGCAGTGTAGGAAGTCCCATGTCACGTATTGATCGAGCCGTGTTCTCCAACGAGAGAGAGGTCTCCAGCCTGGAGTTCCAGTCCTTCACCACTAAGTACTAG